In Novosphingobium resinovorum, the following are encoded in one genomic region:
- a CDS encoding TonB-dependent receptor, whose amino-acid sequence MATQYGRAAFLISVSLFALPLGAQAQETAPQQAVSDGVGDIVVTALRRATRVQDTPVAITALSEKSLQNLGATGIADVVRQVPGLNLIAGESGRTRISIRGIQTAGESTVGLYYGETPLTGPSGTSSDPSGVTPNLNLFDVERVEVLRGPQGTLYGSGSMGGTLRVIFKKPDLTKYEGATEFGGEAVEHGEFGYSLKGAVNVPIISDMLAARLVLYRQQNPGYVDDPTIGKEDLNRSTLEGARFQLGFQPTDTLSMNFMTIVQTQKFDGTSQWAPSVGEFVSEQKVASPAYDKLQLYALETKWETGIGTLALNNSYYRWDVRQTNDNSDNYASIAASNRYCGLFQNTYGGSLLQGTSAGATTSSSTCATGAGGLTSAQLRADYQNWAAGQQPIGNYQPRFVRNYVNELRLSSNGKGPLTYTFGLFREDRDDRVDTLVFAGIPATGEPQQPTVDLGSRYVTDVVKQTAVYGEISYHLFEPLTLTAGLRYYDYKKTVGGENLGYNYFNGQVPSAYAEVSANANGLIQKYNLDLKITPDVMFYATASQGFRPGGANLTPGIPESAQTYAADSLWNYEAGFKTQWFDRKLTFNIDAYRIDWNNLQTSVRATYGNFSYIGNVGSARIEGVEVEASAAPVSGLNLNASFHYVKPRLTADQVSAEVTASGLKGDILPLIPRTTASAGAEYTFPAFNDFEGLLRADWTYTGEMTSQIRPTNSLYREFGKYSMVNLRAGVQNDRMGVFLYVRNLFNKIGVNSISSAAGVPDYWATTAPRTLGATIYSNF is encoded by the coding sequence ATGGCCACTCAATACGGTCGCGCTGCATTCTTGATTTCCGTATCCTTGTTCGCTCTGCCGCTGGGGGCGCAAGCGCAGGAAACGGCTCCGCAACAGGCAGTTAGCGATGGCGTCGGCGACATCGTCGTCACCGCCCTGCGCCGCGCCACCCGCGTCCAGGACACCCCTGTCGCGATCACCGCGCTGTCGGAGAAGTCCCTCCAGAACCTCGGCGCCACGGGCATCGCCGACGTCGTGCGGCAGGTGCCGGGGCTCAACCTGATCGCCGGTGAATCGGGCCGCACCCGCATCTCCATTCGCGGTATCCAGACAGCGGGCGAAAGCACCGTAGGCCTGTACTACGGCGAGACGCCGCTGACGGGTCCGTCGGGCACCAGCTCCGATCCTTCGGGCGTGACGCCCAACCTCAACCTCTTCGATGTCGAGCGAGTGGAAGTTCTGCGCGGGCCGCAGGGCACGCTTTACGGCTCGGGCTCGATGGGGGGCACCCTGCGCGTGATCTTCAAGAAGCCGGACCTCACCAAGTACGAGGGCGCGACCGAATTCGGCGGAGAGGCGGTGGAGCACGGCGAGTTCGGCTATTCGCTGAAAGGTGCGGTCAACGTGCCGATCATTTCCGACATGCTTGCCGCGCGCCTGGTGCTCTATCGCCAGCAGAACCCCGGCTATGTCGATGATCCGACGATCGGCAAGGAGGACCTCAACCGCTCGACGCTCGAAGGCGCGCGTTTCCAGCTGGGTTTCCAGCCGACTGATACGCTCAGCATGAACTTCATGACGATCGTGCAGACCCAGAAATTCGACGGCACCTCGCAGTGGGCGCCTTCGGTGGGAGAGTTCGTGTCCGAGCAGAAAGTCGCCTCGCCGGCCTACGACAAGCTGCAGCTCTATGCGCTGGAGACGAAGTGGGAGACCGGCATCGGCACGCTGGCGCTGAACAATTCGTACTACCGCTGGGACGTGCGGCAGACCAACGACAACTCGGACAACTACGCCAGCATCGCGGCGTCCAATCGCTATTGCGGGCTATTCCAGAATACCTACGGCGGCTCGCTGCTGCAGGGCACGAGCGCCGGAGCGACGACCAGTTCGAGCACCTGCGCGACCGGCGCGGGGGGGCTGACCTCCGCGCAGTTGCGGGCGGATTACCAGAACTGGGCCGCAGGGCAGCAGCCGATCGGCAACTACCAGCCGCGCTTCGTGCGCAACTACGTCAACGAACTTCGCCTCAGCTCGAACGGCAAAGGGCCGCTGACCTACACCTTCGGCCTGTTCCGCGAGGACCGCGACGACCGCGTCGATACGCTCGTCTTCGCGGGCATTCCCGCCACTGGCGAGCCGCAGCAGCCGACCGTCGATCTCGGCTCGCGCTATGTCACCGACGTGGTCAAGCAGACCGCGGTATACGGCGAGATCAGCTATCATCTCTTCGAGCCGCTGACGCTGACGGCGGGCCTGCGCTACTACGACTACAAGAAGACCGTGGGCGGCGAGAACCTGGGCTACAACTACTTCAACGGGCAGGTTCCCAGCGCCTATGCCGAGGTGTCCGCCAATGCGAACGGGCTGATCCAGAAGTACAATCTGGACCTCAAGATCACCCCGGACGTGATGTTCTACGCCACTGCATCGCAGGGCTTCCGCCCCGGCGGCGCGAACCTGACGCCGGGTATTCCGGAATCGGCGCAGACTTACGCGGCGGACTCGCTGTGGAACTACGAGGCGGGCTTCAAGACGCAGTGGTTCGACCGCAAGCTGACCTTCAACATCGACGCCTATCGCATCGACTGGAACAACCTGCAGACCTCGGTTCGCGCGACGTACGGCAACTTCTCGTATATCGGCAACGTCGGCTCGGCGCGGATCGAGGGCGTCGAGGTCGAGGCCAGCGCGGCGCCGGTTTCGGGGCTCAACCTCAACGCGAGCTTCCATTACGTGAAGCCGCGCCTGACCGCCGATCAGGTCAGCGCCGAGGTCACGGCATCGGGCCTCAAGGGCGACATCCTGCCGCTGATTCCGCGCACTACCGCGAGCGCCGGGGCCGAATACACCTTCCCGGCCTTCAACGACTTCGAGGGGCTTCTGCGCGCGGACTGGACCTACACCGGCGAGATGACCTCGCAGATCCGGCCGACCAACAGCCTCTACCGCGAGTTCGGCAAGTACTCGATGGTGAACCTGCGCGCCGGTGTGCAGAACGACCGGATGGGCGTGTTCCTCTACGTGCGCAACCTGTTCAACAAGATCGGCGTGAACTCGATCTCGAGCGCTGCGGGCGTGCCGGACTACTGGGCGACGACCGCCCCGCGCACGCTGGGCGCGACGATCTACAGCAACTTCTAA
- a CDS encoding M20/M25/M40 family metallo-hydrolase, whose amino-acid sequence MRITLLAATAAIALAAPAAQAATVEDKAAATLLGGAKFAKAKASLKGDYDKIIQDIITLTEIEAPPFKEDARGAAYMAMLKAEGLTDVERDEVGNVMGLRKGTGGGPLIVVTAHLDTVFPGGTNVKVRREGNGLYAPGIGDDTSSLPVLLAFIRAMNRAGYTTKADILFMGNVGEEGPGDLRGSRYLFQKGKYKDAIKYFISFEPGQPGRITNAGTGSRRYKVTFNGPGGHSMGDFGIVSPAFAMAKAMVEFGKIKAPAEPKTVYNVGILEGGTSVNSIPFATAMTIDMRSNGKPELDAEEKQFLALLQPAVDAENAARSTAKGKISYDAKLIGDRPVGTTPLDARIIKIATAVAKGSGVTPKYGAGSTDSNIPMSMGVEAVTLGSGFDTFRAHSLEEGMKMNPPEDLKNMAVGLATVLTLAEAR is encoded by the coding sequence ATGCGTATCACACTGCTGGCCGCAACCGCCGCGATCGCGCTCGCCGCTCCGGCGGCGCAGGCTGCCACGGTAGAGGACAAGGCCGCTGCCACGCTGCTGGGCGGGGCAAAGTTCGCCAAGGCCAAGGCGTCGCTCAAGGGCGATTACGACAAGATCATCCAAGACATCATCACCCTGACCGAGATCGAGGCGCCGCCGTTCAAGGAAGACGCACGTGGCGCCGCCTACATGGCGATGCTTAAGGCCGAAGGGCTCACCGACGTCGAGCGCGACGAGGTCGGCAACGTCATGGGGCTACGCAAGGGCACCGGAGGCGGTCCGCTGATCGTCGTCACCGCGCACCTCGACACGGTGTTCCCCGGCGGCACCAATGTGAAGGTGCGGCGCGAGGGCAACGGGCTCTACGCGCCCGGCATCGGCGACGATACCTCCAGCCTGCCGGTGCTGCTCGCTTTCATCCGCGCGATGAACCGGGCGGGCTACACCACCAAGGCCGACATCCTGTTCATGGGCAATGTCGGCGAGGAAGGCCCCGGCGACCTGCGCGGTTCGCGCTACCTGTTCCAGAAGGGCAAGTACAAGGACGCGATCAAGTACTTTATCTCGTTCGAGCCGGGGCAGCCGGGGCGCATCACCAATGCCGGCACCGGATCGCGCCGCTACAAGGTGACGTTCAACGGGCCGGGTGGCCACTCGATGGGTGACTTCGGCATCGTCAGCCCGGCCTTCGCGATGGCCAAGGCGATGGTCGAATTCGGCAAGATCAAGGCCCCTGCGGAGCCGAAGACGGTCTACAACGTCGGCATTCTGGAGGGCGGCACTTCGGTGAACTCGATCCCCTTCGCCACCGCCATGACCATCGACATGCGCTCCAACGGCAAGCCCGAACTGGACGCGGAGGAGAAGCAGTTCCTCGCCCTGCTGCAGCCTGCGGTGGATGCGGAGAACGCCGCGCGCTCCACCGCCAAGGGCAAGATCTCCTACGACGCCAAGCTGATCGGCGACCGCCCGGTCGGCACCACGCCGCTCGATGCGCGCATCATCAAGATCGCCACTGCCGTCGCCAAGGGATCGGGCGTGACGCCGAAGTACGGCGCCGGGTCCACCGACAGCAACATCCCGATGAGCATGGGCGTCGAGGCCGTCACCCTCGGCTCCGGGTTCGACACCTTCCGTGCGCACTCGCTGGAAGAGGGCATGAAGATGAACCCGCCCGAGGACCTCAAGAACATGGCGGTCGGCCTGGCAACGGTCCTGACCCTCGCCGAAGCACGCTGA